The Chroicocephalus ridibundus chromosome 20, bChrRid1.1, whole genome shotgun sequence DNA window AGATACATTCACCTTCTGAGATATGCGCTGGTACCATCATTTCAGCTCCTTGCAACACTCCTGGTGTGAGATGTTGGCAGAACCTGTGGCGGGGGATGAAGCTGCTCCGCGATCCCTTTGCTGCCGGGCATAGGGAAGCCCCCAGCAGCCACATCCCCCGCacgggcagagctgggtgctgcagaCACCTATCTACTGGTTCAGTTTGTTGTAGAAACATCCTCTAACTTTTACCTCATCTCAATGTTTGTTGAATGCAGCAATTAAGTATCGAACTATTAAATATTTGATGTCTCAGCTACACCACATTTACAGGAGATTGTTGAAGGTACACAAGCTCCTAAAAAGCTTCACAGGCTGCAAGTGCcaggggtgttcagcctggagaagagaaggctccggggagaccttccagccccttccagtccctaaaggggctccaggaaagctggggagggactctggagcagggaggggagccatggaatgagggggaacagttttaagctgaaagaggggagatttagatgagatctgaggaagaaactctttgctgtgagggcggtgagcccctggcccaggttgcccagagaagctgtggctgccccatccctggaggggttcaaggccaggttggacggggcttggagcaacctgggctggtgggaggtgtccctgcccagggcagggggtggcactggctgggctttaaggtcccttccaacccgaactgttccatgattctatgaaatagaatCTCCTCTAAATGACTGGACTGTCCTGTCCCATAGCAGAGAGCAACTTGGAAAAGGAGCCCTCACAGTTCTGCTAACCAAACACTTTCTTGTAAGATGCAAATCACTCCCACGCTTTCATATTAGATGCAAATATGTCAAGAATGAGCTGGACACTTCTGCGGACTGAAATAGATGACAACCGACACGCACAGAGCAGCCGGTTATGCAAACAGAATAAATTCTTTTAGTTCAATTGGAATTGTGCACCTGCATTACATACGgctcatcaaaaccaaaatcctttTAATAAACGAAAGGGCCTGGGATATGTTTTCAACAGCACATCCCTTTTTGCTAAGGAGGGAACTGAGCGTTAACAACTACTGACTCAACAACTCCAATAACGTAATTAAATGTATCCACACAAACGTCCCAGTagcagcagaaaatcagaaaTGTGTTTGGCAGCATCCAAACAATTACTCTAAGAAGTAGCCTTTCAACAGCATCTCTTTGCTTCCCTCAATGGAAAATcaacattttaataaattcatCCTGTTTTGTGCTAGTAAGGTGACTTAATGTTGCAGTCTCCCCAGTTAGAGACATCACTGCAGTCTTTTCAGATGTcacttcttttggcttttttattaaGAAGGTGTatgttttggaacaaaaaaaaaaaatcaaaatgcagatGCTAATACATTTCTAAATTGGTATGACATGAAAAAGAGAGACTACCTAAggactaaagagaaaaaaacactgaaaaattctgTGCAAGACAGGTAGAGAGGGAACAAAGAAAACTGACTGCCAGGCAGAAAACCCCCACACAGAGCAAGGCTCAGATTCTCCATATGTAAACCAGCATCAAATGTTTTATTGTTGTGTTTTATGAttcaatggggggaaaaaaaaaaaaaacaaataaaaaaccagcaaaaaaacccagagcaggTACAAAAGCATCAGTCCAGTGTGCATCTAGGTCAAACCGTCTGCAatctgaagtgacagcagatctGCTCTACACACTGCTTTAATACAAAATCCTAGGGACATAGGTCTATGGTATTTTATCATGTGGAAGATCGTAACACGAAAAAGAAAAGGTAGCGCCACTTCCACCTTTATCTGTCTGGACGGGTCATTCCCGGCCTGGTTGGCACCATCATGGGTCTGGAGGGTGGTCTCATCATTGGCGGCCCTGGCATCATGGGCATGTGTCCTCCCATGGGTGGCCTCATCCCTGGAGCTACGAGGGGAAAGAGAGGACGTTAGAGAAGAGCTCTCAGAAGCAGCAACAGCCAAATCACACCAATACGGCGTGCAGGTTtccctctgccaccctccaaggaACTTTCATTTTAGAAGTGTTGTAAGCTTTGATCTGGAAGCTGGCTGAGATGGATTACGTTTCCCTGAAGGATATCAGCAATTAATAAAGAAAGAACCAAGTTCCCAGGTTATATGCTCGCTTTTGACAATATtcactgttaaaattattttcaaccaCTCAAAAGTGACACTAGCTTAATTACTGAATTGGAAAAAAGTATGAAATCATCCAGTTAagcgtgttaaaaaaaaaaaaaaaaagactggtgTACTTCTTACAGCCGAGTAACAGCATTATCAAGGAAAGCAGGTGCTCCACTAAAAAGCATTGAAATAATGGTTTCCATCCAActtctccatttattttcagGCAGCCACTACATTGCCTAATATGGCAGATTATGCACGTATTTTGtgcctttaaaaaacacttaaagaaCAGTTTCTACCAGCAAGACAGTAATTGCAAAGACACTTCACTACTTttagtgtgcatgtgtgtattcCTCTAGATTTGTTCCAGTAACTGCTTCAATAAGACGTCCTCTGAGAATTCTTCAAATGCCAGTAAGCTCAAAAGCAGAATAGATCAGAGACATTTTAGTTTGCCTTTGCAATTctggaaaaataccttttaaggCACTTAGTTTCTCTGGAACACATTATCTTGaatcattttaaataataaaattcatcTAGTGCTGAAATGTACCCCTTGTGCAAAAACGTAAGCATTACAAACACAGAATTCATAAACAATTAAGGACTGTACTGCTAAGACTAGAGGTAGAAAAGCTACAATTTACCAGAGCGTTAATTTCAGTTGTACAGAGGGACTAGTAACTCCCAACGAGTAGTAAAGGAACTTTAATTAGCAGCTGTAAGACGGCTTTATGTCTCACCACACAGAGATAATGCACCAGCAAACGCGCGTACGTAGTATATGCAAACTGAAATAGTTCCACAGCTTGACACTTGGGGCTGTCCATCAGGCTGCGTCTAATACGATGTCTGAAGTGACGCAAGCTATAAACTAGAGCGCATCACTACAGCTACACCCAAGCACTGCAGCTGCTTCACATTTTCCGCTGCGTTCCTTTCACAACTCTCTGCTGCCcagcaagacagaaaatataaCCCAAGCATCCTGCAAACCAGACCGCGCAGTTACAGAGATTTACCCATTTCCAGACTTACCAGGTCCAACCGGCATCATTCCTGGTGGGGGTGGGCCCATCATTGGCATCATTGGCGGGCCACCCATATGAGGGGCCGGCATCATGCCAGGCCGCGGGGGGCCAGCTGGACACAGATACAGATTGGTTACGCATCTGGCTGCTTTCACATTCAACAACCACGTACAATGCAAAACAGTTGCTAATTTTTATAATAGCAATAAAGGCGTCTTAGATTGTTTTACAACTGTCTGCCTTCATTTTCAGTTCCAGCTCTGACTTCAGGCGCCAAAAAgtgaactggagaaaaaaatattctagctcTTATTTCAACTTTGCATACGTAATGCACACGAGTACCACTTCTCCAACAGCAGGACTCTTATACAGAGCTACAGAGGTCTCTAATAGAGACCTAAGCAGAAAGGGATCTCAGCCATTTGCCAGCTGAAGTGCAAAACGTCATCAATCCTATTctattcaaagaaaacaaacaccaaaccaaaacacaacaaaaccccatgCTGGAAGGTTTAATGAAGCTATCTATATGAGCAGAAATGAGGAGGCACACATTTCTATTAATGTACTCAACATCACTAAAACAAGACAAACTAGAGGTTAAGATGGTTGTGAAACACCCTTACAAAGCATTCTCTACATTTTGATATTCACAAGCTCAAAACGTCTTAGCTTGATTTCAAGCTAAAAGGACTTTTCTCTACAAGTCCAGGAAACATGCAACACAGCTTCCATCCCAGCTAAAACCCGCCCAGTTCAGACTTACGGATGCTGGGAGGAGGTGGTATCATGGCTCCTGCGGGAGGTGGTGCCGAGAACGGTGTAGGTGGAATTTTCCCTTGCTGAAATGCAGCCGCTACattgggggggaaaagaaaaaaaaaaaaaggaaagaaagaatcccAGGAGAAAAACCAGTTACTAGGCTCAGGAAGGTCCTGCGTCAATCTTCCGTCTCATGCCACACGGTCATGTCATGCTGCGTGCTTGGTTGTGCTAACTCTGGAACAAATCCCTGGTTTATGCTGCTTGTCATGGCGGGAGCACCTAATATTCTTGAAGATAATTATTATAGTAATTACTCCAGCTGAGACTAGACAGCTCCTTGATGAATTTCACACACCGAACAGGAAGGCGGATGGGAGAGAAAACACATCACGTGATTTGCAGCTGCAACTTTCACCTGGGATCGTTAGGGAAAGACATGCTGTCCTGAAAATGGTAATAAGGCAATGACTGAAGTAGGTgacaaaaagcatgaaaaacactttatgtgaaagggaagagaagaaattcaAAAATATTGGAATTGACTAGGAAGGCAAAAGAACGTGAAAGTTGGAGGCATTGCAAGGAAAatggacacaaggaaatggaatgaaactgcatcaggggaagttcagatcgGACatgaggaaaaggttcttcactgtgagggtggttggtccctggaacaggctccccCAGGAAGCCCCCATGGCCCCAGGTCACGGCCCCAGGCCTGTCAGAGCTCGGGGAGCGTCTGGACAATGCTCTTTGTCATATTTGTCAGTTTTAGTTAGTCCTGCGAGAAGCGGggagttggactcagtgatccttataggtcccttccaacttgaaataTTCTACAATCTAAGGAAAGTTGCCACAAAGTTAATCTGGCATTTGTATTTCTTCTGACAGGGAAAGCGAGAGGAAGAGAACCCTATAAACTGACAGAGGAAACACTTCACTTTATTCAAGCCTTTAatagtaggaggaaaaaaaccaaaccaatatcCCTAAAGAACTGAGGGCAACtagagcatttttaaaaaaatgcaaaaatacaatatgtccattttcctatttttttgatTTCTTGTTCATGCTCTTTACGTAAACATGCTACtaccaaaaagcaaaaacatgTTGTGTGACCTTGTACAACATCCCTAGCAGTGTTAAAGGCAGTGGGTGGTATCTACAGTCCTCTCAACCACAGCAAGGCAGTAAATGCCTTGCAAAAACTGCTTGGGCAGAGCCCCATCTCGTACGTGGAACCCACATGCTGATGAGTTCAAGACTCAGATTCTAAGCGAAGTTTTCGCTTACGATTCACAGAGAAAAGACTCATCAGGGAACTGAGGAAGAATCGAcaaggaagagcagaagaaaagcagcaaaaggaaagacAGGGGGAGTAACAGGAGAGCAATCACGGGTCACAGAAGGATTCGCCTTACTTGTTTTATCAATCAGGCTCTGAGCTTGTTCCTCCATCCATTTTTGATAGTAGTCTTTCACGTTCTCTTTGTGTTTTCGGCCACTGCAGTGGGTTTTTCTCACGGAGGGCTGAGAAAGAGCAGGTAAACCCAAAGCTTACATAATATCACATAAACTCAAAGTTTACTGGGAACTGTTGTGAAGTTTTAAGCCCATGCAATTTAGCAGTATAGAGCAGGTTGGTTTCTGTGCCCAGTCAGAGGACGGGTGATGCGCAAAACCTTTGCGTACAAACTATAGGTGCTGAGACTCGGCATTAGGTAAAAGAGGTTGCCccgacacccacccagctgcctcCGACTAACTCACCACAACACTGAGAGGCAGccaccagcacaggctgccctTAAGCGCCAAATGTCAGCGACACTCAAATTTCTGCCCTCGTCgtttcttttttagaaagaagccggggaagaaggaaaggagttgggaaggaaaggagtcAGACGAGTAGGACAGTGCAATACTTCAGGGAGCCTGGCTTTAGTCTAGCTAAGATTCATTTTAACGCACTCGAGGAGCGAACGCAGAGATCCGGTGCTTACCGAGTCATGGGTGAGGTACGTGTCACAGTAGTCACAATAAAACCTGCAGAGGGAAAACTCTGGTTATTAAGAAAAACCCCCCGCCCCTCGCACCGGGTGGAGGCCACGGCGCCGCCCCGGCCAGGCTGAGGCTGAGCCCGCCCCCGCCCCACAGGCCCGAACGAACGCCaaccgcccgccggggccgccgagCCACGGCGGGGGGCCGCCGGCCGCAGGGAGCCCCCACCCCGGACCGGGCCAGGCCCGGCCTCCCGCCACCGCCGCGCTCACTTGGGCAtggcgctccccgccgccgccgccgccgccgccgccaggaAGTGACGCAATCACTGCGCGACATCTTCCACCCCTTGACCTCCGGCGGCTGCCGTATAGCGTCATCGCGCGAGGGCCTGCAAAAAAGGGGGAGTTACGGAAAAAGCGTCATTTTGGGACGAACCCGCCCACGGCGGGCCTTGCCCCGCCTCCTCTGTGTAGCGCCACGTGACGTCACATAGCCCCGCCCACGGCTCATTTACATACATCAACACGCGCGCGCACCGCCTCCATCTATGGCAGCGCGCGTCTGTGGGGGGGATATGCAAATTAATCCTTCTGTCTGGTGACGCATCACGCAAGGCGCCCGCCCACGTATGCAAAACGGTCATTTGCATACACCCCGCCCCCTCGCCCTTGCGGCTCTCCTTCCGCCCGCCGGCGCGAGGGGGCGGAGCCTGGGCGGcacgccccgccccctccctctctccccgccGCGCGGCGGGGTGACGCCACCGCGCTCCTGGCGCCAGGGGCGCGGTGGCGTCATAGGCCGCGTGCCCCTGGCGCGAGGCGGGGTGGCGCTTGCGCAGTAGCGGGCAGCGGCTGGCGTCgcccgcgccccctcccctccgccccccgccgtgcccgcgctccccccgcgcccccatgcggcgctgaggcggcggcggcggcggcagcggggcggccccggggcggccccggggcggcggggcccgccgAGCGCCATGGAGGGGATGGACGTGGACCTGGACGCGGAGCTGATGCAGAAGTTCAGCTGCCTGGGCACCACCGACAAGGACGTGCTGATCGGCGAGTTTCAGCGGCTCCTCGGCTTCCAGCTCAGCCCCGCCGGCTGCGCCTTCTTCCTCGACATGACCAACTGGTGAGGGGGAGACcggcagggtgctggggctgaggggCGGCAGGCCtcggggaggggagcggcgggagggccCCCGGCCCTGAGGCGGCTGAGAGGGGAGAAGGCgggagggctgctggggctg harbors:
- the SNRPC gene encoding U1 small nuclear ribonucleoprotein C isoform X2 — its product is MPKFYCDYCDTYLTHDSPSVRKTHCSGRKHKENVKDYYQKWMEEQAQSLIDKTTAAFQQGKIPPTPFSAPPPAGAMIPPPPSIPGPPRPGMMPAPHMGGPPMMPMMGPPPPGMMPVGPAPGMRPPMGGHMPMMPGPPMMRPPSRPMMVPTRPGMTRPDR
- the SNRPC gene encoding U1 small nuclear ribonucleoprotein C isoform X1, with amino-acid sequence MPKFYCDYCDTYLTHDSPSVRKTHCSGRKHKENVKDYYQKWMEEQAQSLIDKTIAAAFQQGKIPPTPFSAPPPAGAMIPPPPSIPGPPRPGMMPAPHMGGPPMMPMMGPPPPGMMPVGPAPGMRPPMGGHMPMMPGPPMMRPPSRPMMVPTRPGMTRPDR